In Nitrosophilus alvini, the following are encoded in one genomic region:
- a CDS encoding deoxyguanosinetriphosphate triphosphohydrolase has protein sequence MKCTDRFYPAISDFRNSFYRDRDRIIHSSSFRRLEYKTQVFINYEGDYFRTRLTHSLEVSQIARTISRELGLNEALAESIALAHDLGHTPFGHVGGDELDTVLKKDFTKFGFEHNYQSFRVVTKLEKRYKEFDGLNLTFATLEGILKHSYPYKKPFLSDWFDEVFELDRHPSLEAMVVDKADEIAYISHDIDDGIKYGLIDFDTLNKSSLVSEIMEEVEKEGLKVEEKLFRYRFTSLLIAKLVTVLIESSKKYIPKTSQILCKTIPATEPLPIRYEKETERKIKELKKILFQKLYRHEKILRKMYSGKICIRRLFSALIDEPRLMPRSYRDRCESEKIHRVVADFIAGMSDRYAMKLYHEIYGISL, from the coding sequence ATGAAATGTACAGATAGATTTTATCCGGCAATCAGTGATTTTAGAAACTCTTTTTACAGAGACAGAGATAGAATTATTCACTCTTCCTCTTTCAGAAGGCTCGAATACAAAACGCAGGTATTTATAAATTATGAGGGGGATTATTTTAGAACAAGACTTACACACTCTCTGGAAGTAAGTCAGATAGCAAGAACGATTTCAAGGGAACTTGGACTCAATGAAGCATTGGCTGAATCGATAGCCCTGGCTCATGATCTGGGGCACACTCCTTTCGGACATGTGGGAGGAGATGAGCTGGATACTGTACTGAAAAAGGATTTTACAAAATTTGGTTTTGAACATAACTATCAGTCATTCAGAGTCGTAACCAAGTTGGAGAAAAGATACAAAGAGTTTGACGGACTCAATCTCACTTTTGCAACTCTTGAAGGGATACTCAAACACTCTTATCCTTATAAAAAGCCATTTTTAAGCGACTGGTTTGATGAGGTATTTGAACTTGACAGACATCCGAGTCTTGAAGCTATGGTAGTGGATAAAGCAGACGAGATAGCTTATATAAGCCACGATATTGATGATGGGATAAAATATGGTCTTATAGATTTTGATACATTAAATAAAAGTTCGCTTGTATCTGAGATAATGGAAGAAGTGGAAAAAGAGGGACTTAAAGTTGAAGAAAAGCTTTTTAGATATAGATTTACCTCTTTGCTTATTGCTAAACTGGTTACTGTTTTGATTGAGAGTTCAAAAAAGTATATTCCAAAAACTTCCCAGATTTTATGCAAAACTATTCCGGCAACGGAGCCTCTTCCAATAAGATATGAAAAAGAGACAGAGAGAAAAATAAAAGAGCTTAAAAAGATACTTTTTCAAAAACTTTACAGACATGAGAAGATTTTAAGAAAAATGTATTCCGGAAAAATATGTATAAGAAGACTCTTTTCTGCCCTTATAGATGAGCCAAGACTTATGCCTCGAAGTTATCGTGACAGATGTGAAAGTGAAAAAATCCATAGAGTGGTGGCTGATTTTATCGCTGGAATGAGCGACAGGTATGCTATGAAGCTCTATCATGAAATATACGGTATAAGTTTATAA
- the thyX gene encoding FAD-dependent thymidylate synthase: MKVTLLHYTPLEICAHAIRTCWQSFDKSDHGGEKDKELIDRVGNKFKHSSTLEHLVYTFYIQGISRALLQELARHRIASLSVKSTRYTLKELKAAEPFDENDFEGANKYIVLTGDERVDRASIKALNNLQTLLKEGISNDIAKYALPECYKTELTWTINARSLQNFLSLRSSKSALWEIRNLSFKIFETLPEDHKYLFEDCLNVEH; this comes from the coding sequence ATGAAAGTAACGCTTTTGCATTACACGCCTTTAGAGATCTGCGCCCATGCCATCAGAACATGTTGGCAAAGCTTCGACAAAAGCGATCACGGCGGTGAGAAAGACAAAGAACTCATAGACAGAGTAGGAAACAAGTTTAAACACTCTTCAACTCTTGAGCATCTGGTATATACTTTTTATATTCAGGGAATCTCGCGTGCCCTTCTTCAGGAACTGGCCCGTCATAGAATCGCATCTTTATCTGTAAAATCTACAAGATATACTTTAAAAGAGCTTAAAGCTGCAGAACCGTTTGATGAAAATGATTTTGAAGGAGCCAATAAGTATATTGTTCTGACCGGTGACGAAAGAGTAGACAGAGCAAGTATAAAAGCCCTAAATAATCTTCAAACTCTTTTAAAAGAGGGAATTTCAAACGATATAGCAAAATACGCACTTCCTGAGTGCTATAAAACAGAGCTTACATGGACTATTAACGCTCGTTCACTTCAAAATTTTCTCTCTCTTAGAAGCTCTAAAAGCGCTCTTTGGGAAATAAGAAACCTCTCATTTAAAATTTTTGAAACGCTCCCGGAGGATCATAAATATCTGTTTGAAGATTGTTTAAATGTTGAACACTAA